The DNA region CGAGACGAGATAGTGCTATTTTAAAAATTTCCGAATTTGGTTTACGCACGCCCTCCATACAAGAGTCCACTACCAAGTCAAATAGTTCATCAACCGGCAACAGTGAACGCCAACCATCAGAAAACTCTTTAACATTATTGGTAATGATCGCAGTCGCATAACCGTCCGCCTTTAGCTGCGCTACTCGCTCTACCAATACATGACGTAAACCGCCATCCCTCGGCATCTTTGAAAACAGCTGGTAAATATCCAAGGCAATACCGTGATCACGCTCACCCTGTTGCATAATCAACGTTCTAGCTTGTTCCAGAGATATTTCTCCACGCTCCAGGCGATGCCATGGGTGATCGCCATCTATCGCGTAAGAACCAAATATAATCTCATTGACCTGGCCCGGCTTGGCGCCCAATTCCGCACCCATTGCCTCAAAGGCGGTAAAGGGTGAGGCGGTAAATACCCCACCAAAATCAAACATAACAGTTCTAATAGCCACAACTTTCCCCTACTTCACATCGTATCGATCAAATTGACTAAAAAAACCGTACTCAAATAAACCATAGCCCACCTCATCGCTGCCGACGATTTCAAATTTGGCGGCGTTATCGACCAAACCAAACATCCGTTCTTTGTCTGACTTCATATCCAGTGAAAAACTTTCCACAACTTCTGGGCCTTTATACATGCCGTGTTTCCAATCGGCTTCCAATCCATAACCCGTACCAACCATGACCCAGACATGAGTCAACGGCGTAACATTTACCTCAAAAGCACCGCCCGGTGCTTCCGGGAAACGAATCACTGACCGATCAATAAACGTGACATAAGGGCTTTTCACTACCAAGTGATGATCGTGTTCTGGTCGCCCCAACCACTCGGGTTCACGATTGGGGTCTTGCCACACTTTCACCGCTTCTTCCAATTGCCGGTGGCCATTATTATGTTCATGACAGATATACAAAATAGAAAAATCATCAAATTGCATCGGTGCGTAATTCCACATACCTTCCATCACCGGTACTGAGGCCTGAATCCCCTGTGGCTCATGCTCACCAACAGGGCGAATTCCCCAGGAGCGATCGCGACTGCCTTTCCAGCGGTCCGGTGTCACTTGGTAGGTTTTCTCACCGACCCGTAAGGTGCCACTCCAGCAACCGGTTTGGGCGAAACGGAGACTATCGAATAACACCCGGCCATGGCGACGAATATATTGACGCGGCTCTTCAAACGCCGGCATTGCGCCTTCCCATACGATATCCATCGCAATCGGGTGTTCGGCACTGTCTTCTACGACAAAACGGATTTTTTTCAAGCCTTCTATGACTTCTATGCGCAACGGACCGACCGACGTATCCATTCGGTCATCACCTAACTCCCGGGATGCACGGACCACATGGTGATCATCTCCTTGTCGCACAACTACAAAAGCATCTTGTACCCCCAGCGACGGATATTGCCCCATCCCCATCACCATAAATAATTCATCGCTGCTGGAATGCAGATTAAAATAATAGCGATCGTAAAAATTGCGATCAGAGGTGCCAACATGACGAATTGTTTCAGCAATTTGATGTAAGGGGTAATCATCCATTTGCGACAACATGGGATATTCTCCTGATACTATGAATTATTTTTGATTGATGTTAATCATATCCGGCAGCCTTGGTAGGGTATAGTTACCATTGATTAAGACATTAATCGCCAATATCTAACTAGCAGCCGGTACAAAAGGAAAATAACAATGGACTCATTAAAGCGTTGTAGCTGGTGCGGCGACGACCCGATCTATCAGCAATACCATGATCAGGAATGGGGCGTGCCAGTGACTGATGATAAACAGTTATTTGAGTTTCTGATTCTTGAGGGTGCACAGGCGGGTTTATCATGGATTACCATTTTAAAAAAACGTGAGGGTTATCGAAAAGCTTTTGCTAATTTTGATGTCAAAAAGGTCGCGCGATTTAGTGATGCCAAGCTGGAAAAACTCTTACTGGATCCATCTATCGTTCGAAACCGTTTAAAAGTCTTTGCGGCCCGCACTAATGCCCAGGCCTTTATCAAAGTGCAGCAAGAGTTTGGTAGTTTTTCCGACTATATCTGGGGCTTTGTTGATGGCAAACCGATTCAAAATCGCTGGCAATCCATGGCACAGGTACCCGCGACCAGCCCGGAATCTGACCGCTTAAGTAAAGACTTGAAAAAGCGCGGTTTTAAATTTGTCGGCTCCACCATTATCTATGCCCACATGCAGGCAACGGGCATGGTAAACGATCACATCAAAAGCTGTTTCCGTTATCCACAGTTAAAATGAACCGGCTAATTTTCAAGCGGCTTAGGTGAAAATAGGGATATTTTGCAAGTACAGAACTTCCGGAATGTAAAAAGTACCAACTTTTGTGGTGGCCACAGCACCACTTAGGAAGTAAGATTCACTTGCCGTCGTGGTGTTAGAAAAGTTTAAGGTTTTAAGAGGCGCTAAGCGCCTCTTTTTTTCGCCTGCAGAAAAGTGACCCTCTCTAAGAGCCCCGTCTTTACTGGCTATACAGTAATGCAGCCAAGGCCTTGCGCTGATCCGAATTCAGCGGATATACCGGCATTGGTGGCGTTGGTGTGACAAAGAAATCAGCCAACTCATCCAGCGTATAGCGTTGAGCCAACCCCTGCAGCGGCTTGATAGTACGCATTGCGGTAGCGCGCTCCGGGTCATGGCAATTAGCACAGCGGTATTGTAAATAAATTTCCTGTCCCTGCTGACGCAATGCAGCTAACTCTGCGTCACTATAGCGCGCCAACATTTGTTGCGGATCGACCGCAACCACCGTCTCGGCAACAGGCGTTGCCAACGCCGCCGGTTCGGTCCCAGCCCCTGCTAACGCAACCCTGTACACCGTCCCGGAATAATCATCGGAGATATAAATATCACCGTTGCTGGCCTCTACAACATCCGCGGGCCGACCAATCACATCAGTCTCGCCCTTAAAACCAGTGAGAAAATCCTCCTCGACAATGCTGCCGTCTTGCTGCCAGTGCAGGGCAACCACTTTATAACCATCGCGCTCGCTGCGATTCCATGAACCGTGCAATGCCACCAATGCCGTACGTTGAAAATCCGGACGCGAGCTGTGCTTCAAAAAGGTAATGCCTAAAGGGGCGTTATGCGCACGAAAATCATGAGCGGGCGAAATCGCTGTGTCTAACAAGGCATCTTTGCCCGGGCCCAAATCCGGATCCAACTGACCATCACCATTGATATAAGGCCACCCATAAAACCCGCCAATCTCAATTTTGTTCAACTCACAGGGAGGAAAATCATCACCCAATAAATCGCGGCCATTATCTGTTGCATACAGCGCGCCGTCCCAGGGTGCCCAATCCAGCCCAACACTATTACGCAAGCCTGTGGCAATTATTTGCACGTCGCTGCCGTCCGTCTTCATCCGCATCATCGTTGCACGCTGCTCATCCTCTTCTTCACAGACGTTGCAACTTGAACCCGATGTTAGATACAGCCAGCCATCAGGGCCAATACCTATCGATTTAGTCCAGTGATTGCCGCTATCACTAAACCCTTCGGCGATACGCATATATTCGCCGCTAACCGTTCCAGTCTGCTGATCGAAAGCAATTTTACCGACCGCAGTAGATTCCGCTACGTACAACCAATTATCGGTTAATGCCAGACCATGAGGCTTAACCAAGTCCTTAAGCAGGACTGTCTCACCATCGGGCCGTCCATCCTGATTGGCGTCGCGCTTAAGCAATACAATGTCGCCGGAGCGGGGCCGACTAATAATCAAATCCCCTTGCTGACTTATCTGCATAAAGCGAATTTTGCCCAAATCACCGGCATAAATGCTCAATTGAAAACCCGCTGGCACGTTAAAACGCTGCTCAACTTCACTGGCTTGAGGGCTGGCAACACCGTAGCCCACAATCGCATTTAGCAACATTTTCGCACTGGTGGCAGCTGCATCTGAACCAAACTGGATAAACATAAAGGGCGCGGCAGCCACCAAAACAATAAGCAGCAGTAACACCATCAACACGCGTTTAAAAAAAGTTTTCATAGAATATGGCTTCGTCATTGAACAATTTATCTATTGTAACTGGATACACGCTGGTAGCCAGCCCTCGTAATGCTTATGTTAGAATAACGGCAGACGTCTGTTAAATTTAAACGAGAATGATACATGCCCGAGCTGTCCCCCACCCTTGAACTCACTTTTGATTTAATCCGCCGCCAATCAGTCACCCCGGAAGATGCCGGCTGCCAGGCACTTATGATCAAAAGACTCGAAGCGATTGGCTTTACCATTCATCCGCTGCGCTTTGATGATGTGGATAATTTTTGGGCGGTACGCGGCGACAGTGGGCCACTCTTATGTTTTGCCGGTCACACTGATGTGGTGCCAACCGGACCGGTGGCACAATGGCAATATCATCCTTACGAACCCTGCATCGTTGATGGCATGCTCTATGGTCGCGGCGCCGCTGATATGAAAGGTAGCCTTGCTGCCATGGTTACCGCCTGCGAACGCTTTGTGGCAGCACACCCCGATCATCAAGGCCGCATTGCTTACCTGATCACCAGTGATGAGGAAGGTATTGCTATCAATGGCACCGTCAAGGTAATGGACTGGCTGCAATCCCAAAATGAAAAAATTGATTGGTGCATTGTTGGCGAACCCTCCTCTACCCAACACGTCGGTGACACCATCAAAAACGGCAGGCGCGGCTCTTTAGGCGCGGTCTTGAAAGTAAAAGGCATTCAAGGCCATGTTGCCTACCCACATTTAGCTTCTAACCCGATTCACTCAGTCGCACCGGCACTAGCAGAACTGGCCGCCGAGCAGTGGGATAATGGCAACGATTTTTTCCCTGCCACCTCATTTCAAATTTCCAATATCAATGGTGGCACCGGTGCCACCAATGTGATTCCCGGTGAGCTGGAAGTGATCTTCAACTTTCGCTTTTCAACAGAGTTAACAGAGCAACAACTACGTCAACGCACCGAAGCGATTCTGGAAAAGCATAAGGTCAATTATGAACTAACATGGAACCTCAGCGGCCAACCGTTCCTTACCTCTGAAGGAAGTTTAATTGATGCCACCGTCAAGGCTATTCATACAGTAGCAGGCATTGATACGGAATTATCGACTGCAGGAGGTACTTCCGACGGACGCTTTATTGCGCCCACTGGTAGCCAACTAGTCGAACTGGGGCCAGTCAATGCCACTATCCACAAAGTCGACGAGTGTATCACTGCTAAAGACCTTGATACCTTATCAACTATGTATGAAGGCATTTTAAAAAACCTGCTAACCTGATCAGCGCATGCAAGTTATTTGCCCGCTATGTCAGTCCCCCATGCAAACCAGCGACCATCGCTGGTTTTGCTGCAATAACCACAGTTTCGATATTGCCAAACAAGGCTATTGCAACCTGTTAGCTGTACAACACAAAAAATCTCGAGAGCCAGGCGACAGTGCTGACATGGTGGCCGCCCGCCATCGTTTTTTATCCGGCGGTTATTATCAGGGTATCAGCCAACATGTAAATCAACTGGTCAGCAGCGTAATCACTGCCGAGCAATCGCCACATATATTGGATGCAGGTTGTGGTGAAGGTTATTACACCGATGAACTGCGCAAACAGCTTGCAGCTGATGGTATTGCCAGCGATGTGATGGGTATCGATATCGCCAAGCCCGCAGTACTGCAAGCAGCAAAACGCAATAAAAACATTCGCTGGTTTGTCGCAAATAGCAGCCGCATGCCAGTGGCTGATGACAGTGCCGAAATACTGCTCAGTTTATTTTCGCCAATACCAGCGCTGGAATTTTACCGCTGCCTAAAACCCCAAGGGGCATTAATCCTCGCCACTACCGGCGACCAGCACCTGATCGAACTGCGAGAATTACTCTACGACACCGTTAAAAGTGATAGTTATACCGCAGACGCATCGCTGCTCGAACATTTCACTTTAAACAAAAAAATCACTGTTACTGAAACAATACAGCTGAGCAGCACGCAATCCATTAAAGACCTATTGGCAATGACCCCACACTACTGGCGAGTTTCGCCAGAGCGCAAACAAGTGCTGGATGAACTATCCTCTTTACAATTAACGATTGATGTTCAACTCCATCTCTACAATCCAAAACTTTGAGTATGAAAGAAAAATTAACTGACATCATTGCCGACCAACGCAAAATTTTAAAACTTTACGGTTTGGGTGCGCTATTATTTTTTATTGGTATTGGTTTTATTCAGTGGGCAGATAAATTAATCCCCCCTTCGCTGCAACAAGAAAGCTTTATGTTATTGGGAATACTTATTGCTGGCAGCGGTTTTAGCATCGCTATGTTCAGCCAAATATTGCTTATCCTGCACCGCTTTCGAAAAATGGGGCGTAAAAATTAAGCCCGTCTCATTTAAGCAAGGCATGATCTGCCGGTAATTGTCGGGAAATCCACAGCGCCAACTTATGCTTCATCGCGGGTTCTTTCTCATCACCCTTTGCTAAAGGCTGAATTAATTTATCGTGTACCAGTAAACGGTACAAATATTCAATTTTATCGTGCGAAGAATCTGTGCCTTCAAATTTTGCCACACCACGCTTTTTGGCATAAACCTCGCCCACCCGAATCGCCTCTTTCACCAACTCGGTTTCATTTTTTAATTTTTTCATTAACTCCCCTTCTATTAAGCAGGCTAACCAATCAGCGCACCACGAGCAATGCAGCACGGTAGTGCTTCAGTCCTAAACCAATCAGAATCGCAGCCAATGGATAAAATATAATCGCCACCACCGCTAGAGAATAACGCAAAGCCAGATCATCCTGAAAGATAAAATCGGTAAAAAAAGCGACGAAACTGCCGCCCAGAGCCAAACCGAATAAATTAGTCATAAACAACATCAACGCCGAGGTCTGCGCCCGCATGCGATTCGGGGTTATCAATTGCAACCCCGCCATAGCCACTCCAAAATGGGTGTAATGAAAAAAAATTACCGGCACTGTTAACCATAATGCGATCTCACCGGAGGGCATTAACGGCGCAGCAACGGCGGGAATAATCAGCAACAACGCCACCAACATCACCAGCCGTACATTGGCATCCTGATAACCACGATTCTGTAACAGCGTTGAAAACCATGCACCGGATAAAGTGCCTGCGGTGCCAGCCACTATAAAAATAGTACCCAGAATTCCACCCGCCTCGGTTTTGGAAAGTTGATAAGTGCGAAATAAAAACTCCGGATACCAGATCAAAGTGCCATAACCAATAATCGACATTGCCGAAACGCCTAACATCACCGAGCTATAGGCCTGCCAATGCGTCCGCCAATAAGCCAACACCTGCTGTAACGGGATCGCCTCCTCCACAGATAGCTGCTCGCCCTCTCCTTCACTTCCACTTCGGCGCGGCGGCTCTTTAACAAATAACATTAATATAACGACTAAAAAACCGGGCAGACCCACACCCACAAAGGTAATTTGCCAGGGTTTCATCGCCGAGAGCAGCGGCCACTGACTTAAATCCATCAATACCAGCTGGTCGTAAAGCCAGCCACCAATAATGTAAGAACCACCACTACCCAGCGTAATACCCATCGCAAAGATGGCGGTAGCCCAACTTAATCGCTTTGCGGAAAAATAATCGCCCATTAGCGAATACGCCGCAGGGGATAAGGTTGCCTCACCGACCCCGACACCAATACGGGTAATAAATAAACTACCGAAATTTTTCGCCAGACCACACCAGCAGGTCATCAAGCTCCAAAATAAAACACCCCCGGTAATAATCCATTTACGACTATAACGATCTGCCAGCCAGCCAATAGGTAAGCCCAGAAAAATATAAAACAATGTGAAGGCCAGGCCATGCAGCAAACTGAATTGAAAATCGCTAATGGCAAAATCTTCACGAATTGGACCAACCAATAACGCCAAAATATTGCGATCAATAAAGGAAAGAATATAGGCGACTAATAAAATAGTGAGTACATAGTTTGCATGTTTACTATCTACTGTATTATCTGCCTCACTCATTACGCGCTCTTTTATAATATTA from Oceanicoccus sp. KOV_DT_Chl includes:
- a CDS encoding HAD family phosphatase; translated protein: MAIRTVMFDFGGVFTASPFTAFEAMGAELGAKPGQVNEIIFGSYAIDGDHPWHRLERGEISLEQARTLIMQQGERDHGIALDIYQLFSKMPRDGGLRHVLVERVAQLKADGYATAIITNNVKEFSDGWRSLLPVDELFDLVVDSCMEGVRKPNSEIFKIALSRLGDIDPEHTLFLDDYEANVKAAANLGINTVHVTENMDKVIADLNRWLTP
- a CDS encoding DNA-3-methyladenine glycosylase I encodes the protein MDSLKRCSWCGDDPIYQQYHDQEWGVPVTDDKQLFEFLILEGAQAGLSWITILKKREGYRKAFANFDVKKVARFSDAKLEKLLLDPSIVRNRLKVFAARTNAQAFIKVQQEFGSFSDYIWGFVDGKPIQNRWQSMAQVPATSPESDRLSKDLKKRGFKFVGSTIIYAHMQATGMVNDHIKSCFRYPQLK
- a CDS encoding PQQ-dependent sugar dehydrogenase, whose amino-acid sequence is MKTFFKRVLMVLLLLIVLVAAAPFMFIQFGSDAAATSAKMLLNAIVGYGVASPQASEVEQRFNVPAGFQLSIYAGDLGKIRFMQISQQGDLIISRPRSGDIVLLKRDANQDGRPDGETVLLKDLVKPHGLALTDNWLYVAESTAVGKIAFDQQTGTVSGEYMRIAEGFSDSGNHWTKSIGIGPDGWLYLTSGSSCNVCEEEDEQRATMMRMKTDGSDVQIIATGLRNSVGLDWAPWDGALYATDNGRDLLGDDFPPCELNKIEIGGFYGWPYINGDGQLDPDLGPGKDALLDTAISPAHDFRAHNAPLGITFLKHSSRPDFQRTALVALHGSWNRSERDGYKVVALHWQQDGSIVEEDFLTGFKGETDVIGRPADVVEASNGDIYISDDYSGTVYRVALAGAGTEPAALATPVAETVVAVDPQQMLARYSDAELAALRQQGQEIYLQYRCANCHDPERATAMRTIKPLQGLAQRYTLDELADFFVTPTPPMPVYPLNSDQRKALAALLYSQ
- the dapE gene encoding succinyl-diaminopimelate desuccinylase, whose translation is MSPTLELTFDLIRRQSVTPEDAGCQALMIKRLEAIGFTIHPLRFDDVDNFWAVRGDSGPLLCFAGHTDVVPTGPVAQWQYHPYEPCIVDGMLYGRGAADMKGSLAAMVTACERFVAAHPDHQGRIAYLITSDEEGIAINGTVKVMDWLQSQNEKIDWCIVGEPSSTQHVGDTIKNGRRGSLGAVLKVKGIQGHVAYPHLASNPIHSVAPALAELAAEQWDNGNDFFPATSFQISNINGGTGATNVIPGELEVIFNFRFSTELTEQQLRQRTEAILEKHKVNYELTWNLSGQPFLTSEGSLIDATVKAIHTVAGIDTELSTAGGTSDGRFIAPTGSQLVELGPVNATIHKVDECITAKDLDTLSTMYEGILKNLLT
- a CDS encoding putative RNA methyltransferase translates to MQVICPLCQSPMQTSDHRWFCCNNHSFDIAKQGYCNLLAVQHKKSREPGDSADMVAARHRFLSGGYYQGISQHVNQLVSSVITAEQSPHILDAGCGEGYYTDELRKQLAADGIASDVMGIDIAKPAVLQAAKRNKNIRWFVANSSRMPVADDSAEILLSLFSPIPALEFYRCLKPQGALILATTGDQHLIELRELLYDTVKSDSYTADASLLEHFTLNKKITVTETIQLSSTQSIKDLLAMTPHYWRVSPERKQVLDELSSLQLTIDVQLHLYNPKL
- a CDS encoding DUF5062 family protein; the protein is MKKLKNETELVKEAIRVGEVYAKKRGVAKFEGTDSSHDKIEYLYRLLVHDKLIQPLAKGDEKEPAMKHKLALWISRQLPADHALLK
- a CDS encoding MFS transporter — its product is MSEADNTVDSKHANYVLTILLVAYILSFIDRNILALLVGPIREDFAISDFQFSLLHGLAFTLFYIFLGLPIGWLADRYSRKWIITGGVLFWSLMTCWCGLAKNFGSLFITRIGVGVGEATLSPAAYSLMGDYFSAKRLSWATAIFAMGITLGSGGSYIIGGWLYDQLVLMDLSQWPLLSAMKPWQITFVGVGLPGFLVVILMLFVKEPPRRSGSEGEGEQLSVEEAIPLQQVLAYWRTHWQAYSSVMLGVSAMSIIGYGTLIWYPEFLFRTYQLSKTEAGGILGTIFIVAGTAGTLSGAWFSTLLQNRGYQDANVRLVMLVALLLIIPAVAAPLMPSGEIALWLTVPVIFFHYTHFGVAMAGLQLITPNRMRAQTSALMLFMTNLFGLALGGSFVAFFTDFIFQDDLALRYSLAVVAIIFYPLAAILIGLGLKHYRAALLVVR